A section of the Babylonia areolata isolate BAREFJ2019XMU chromosome 1, ASM4173473v1, whole genome shotgun sequence genome encodes:
- the LOC143286955 gene encoding testis-expressed protein 2-like — protein MSSTSKQKPKPPARPPLPRGNLSLGGISFKKLEKGDEEEEEDLTITDKYSSQLHQPDVIASSDSSSPKNNTPKAGTIVEREEGTASFPLKKGNKTVLEYKELLSGLKGKIQEKITKTIEDSAAYESLSKKLGVGSGTTDSSKERATKAPVSKLQKSSTDPLIRPPVPVMERAKSEEKQDLTENPPPQPVELSLVTDEVSGEENIVVMDKSFMQQPPETPDSNTAIRCRSKPTKNTYSMSRTAAALDLPGDSLRQDVDKKDNISKPDQSEQVDKSSKTDGSLTSPKPKPVWYFISLGGRLSLRQQLLVAMLCFCAFSILPIPSFMAGLIMGCMLSSLCLSLYSYMMWPGEAKEDIPLIPLEDLPPMEIPEMKEATLLDGIYKGWMNEITSYNVEEYHINQTTTVFVTLEGTKLRLQKPKNSVPKRAMHDENISTSQFVEQRSFELKGGRVSLLPPGLVRKRVWSKKYPICIALAEPGTKMKTLGNLSVDLAHSDSSGQGTGLELFPEEKCDTSVLFLFARTGREKEEWFHRFNAATQEKPLANAILEMRQAIERHRQSHPRRASLEGLPLQRRNSEDSQSSTVSDPTESAATEMEIVDPVLEFTRYMGHLMPATTFSQILSPKNSKESGATPRLPFPGSIICDNQLYWLNALIGRCFFDFLRDGWWADKVKDKLQRKLSKIHVPYFIEELQVTAIDLGKEMPVIRRAANPYLDEQGFWVELDVSYSGGFKMTIETKVNLMKLKRNNPQESQSTEDNRSDRSPITDPDEEDSAESSTDDEEEAACPEEKESGGGSKKLLKYLNKLTSSKYFQQATEYKYIKRAMENVSNTPLQLQVSVKNLVGKLAINIPPLPSDRLWYGFRGPPRLSLVAKPQVGERVVTITHITDWIERKLELEFQRVFVMPNMDDLVIPILRAPDDEEQTLNFAGAASPDVATSMEPN, from the exons ATGAGCTCAACTTCAAAACAGAAACCAAAGCCTCCGGCACGACCTCCCCTTCCTCGTGGAAATCTGTCATTGGGGGGAATATCCTTCAAGAAACTAGAGAAgggggatgaagaagaggaggaagatctCACTATCACAGACAAATATAGCAGTCAGCTGCATCAACCAGATGTTATTGCCTCCTCAGATAGCTCAAGCCCAAAGAACAATACTCCAAAGGCAGGAACaattgtggagagagaggagggaactgCATCGTTTCCACTGAAGAAAGGCAACAAAACTGTACTTGAATATAAAGAATTGTTGTCAGGCCTGAAAGGAAAAATCCAGGAAAAAATTACTAAAACCATTGAGGATTCAGCTGCCTATGAATCATTGAGCAAAAAGCTGGGTGTGGGTTCAGGCACCACTGACAGTAGTAAAGAACGTGCCACCAAGGCACCAGTATCAAAGCTGCAGAAGTCAAGCACAGATCCTCTCATCAGACCCCCAGTGCCTGTTATGGAACGAGCAAAAAGTGAAGAAAAGCAGGACCTGACAGAGAACCCACCACCTCAGCCAGTGGAGCTCAGTTTGGTCACAGATGAAGTCAGTGGTGAGGAAAACATAGTAGTCATGGATAAATCCTTTATGCagcaaccgcctgaaacaccagaCAGCAATACTGCAATTCGTTGTCGTTCCAAACCTACAAAAAACACATACAGCATGTCAAGAACTGCTGCAGCTTTGGATTTGCCAGGTGATAGCCTGCGGCAAGACGTTGATAAGAAGGATAATATATCAAAACCTGATCAGTCTGAGCAAGTTGATAAGTCATCTAAGACTGATGGGTCTTTGACATCACCTAAGCCAAAACCAGTGTGGTATTTTATCAGCCTTGGTGGTCGCTTGTCTCTACGGCAACAACTGTTGGTGGCTATGTTGTGTTTCTGTGCTTTTTCCATCCTTCCCATCCCTTCCTTCATGGCGGGGCTGATCATGGGGTGTATGTTGTCATCGCTGTGCCTGTCACTGTACAGCTACATGATGTGGCCGGGGGAGGCCAAAGAAGACATTCCACTGATCCCACTGGAGGATCTGCCACCAATGGAAATACCTGAAATGAAGGAAGCAACCCTGCTAGATGGTATTTATAAA GGCTGGATGAATGAGATCACCAGCTATAATGTAGAGGAGTACCATATCAATCAGACAACCACCGTCTTCGTCACTCTCGAAGGAACAAAACTACGATTGCAGAAACCCAAAAACTCTGTTCCCAAGCGGGCCATGCATGATGAAAACATTTCTACTTCACAGTTTGTTGAACAGAGAAGTTTTGAACTAAAGGGGGGCCGTGTTTCTCTGCTACCTCCAGGACTGGTCAGAAAGCGAGTGTGGAGCAAGAAATACCCCATCTGCATAGCTCTTGCTGAGCCAGGAACAAAGATGAAGACTCTGGGTAACCTGTCAGTGGACCTGGCGCACAGTGATAGTTCTGGTCAAGGGACCGGCCTTGAACTGTTCCCTGAGGAGAAGTGTGACACCAGTGTCTTGTTCCTGTTTGCTCGtacaggaagagagaaggaggagtggTTCCATCGCTTTAATGCAGCCACACAGGAAAAGCCTCTTGCCAACGCCATTCTGGAGATGCGCCAAGCAATTGAACGTCATCGACAGTCCCATCCAAGGAGGGCCAGCTTGGAAGGCCTTCCACTGCAGCGACGTAACTCTGAAGACTCTCAGTCATCAACAGTGTCAGATCCCACAGAAAGTGCTGCAACTGAA ATGGAAATCGTTGACCCAGTTCTGGAATTCACTCGCTACATGGGCCATCTCATGCCAGCCACCACATTCTCTCAAATCCTGTCGCCTAAGAACAGCAAGGAGTCTGGGGCCACGCCGCGACTGCCATTTCCTGGCTCAATCATCTGTGACAACCAGCTGTATTGGCTCAATGCACTGATTGGCCGCTGTTTTTTCGACTTCCTGCGGGACGGATGGTGGGCTGACAAAGTCAAGGACAAATTGCAGAGGAAACTCAGCAAAATTCAT GTACCATACTTCATTGAGGAGCTTCAGGTTACTGCGATTGATCTGGGAAAAGAGATGCCTGTCATTCGACGAGCTGCAAACCCTTACCTCGATGAGCAAGGATTCTGGGTGGAGCTGGATGTTTCCTACAGTGGGGGATTCAAGATGACAATCGAAACCAAAGTCAACCTGATGAAACTGAAGCGTAACAACCCACAGGAATCTCAGTCCACTGAAGACAACAGATCAGACAG GTCACCAATAACAGATCCTGATGAGGAAGACAGTGCTGAGTCCTCCACcgatgatgaagaggaagcaGCATGtccagaagaaaaggaaag TGGTGGGGGCAGCAAAAAGCTGCTGAAATACCTGAACAAGCTGACCTCCTCCAAGTACTTCCAGCAGGCCACAGAGTACAAGTACATCAAGCGGGCCATGGAGAACGTGTCCAACACCCCGCTGCAGCTGCAGGTCAGCGTCAAAAACTTGGTGGGGAAACTGGCCATCAACATTCCCCCCCTACCTTCTGACAGACTGTG GTATGGCTTTCGTGGCCCCCCACGACTGTCGCTAGTTGCCAAGCCACAGGTAGGGGAGAGAGTGGTGACCATCACCCACATCACTGACTGGATTGAACGCAAACTGGAACTAGAATTtcag